A segment of the Zingiber officinale cultivar Zhangliang chromosome 8B, Zo_v1.1, whole genome shotgun sequence genome:
TGGGAGGGTGGAGGAACATGAAATCATAAGGGACCATACAACCAACAGATCTCGTGGATTTGGTTTTATAGTATTTGAGAATGAAAAAGATGTAGATGATCTCTTAGCGAAAAAAGGAAATATGATTGATCTAGCTGGCACTAAGGTGAGTTAGTGCAAGATTTGATAGACAGTTTAACATTAGCATGGGGATAGTTTTTGTCTTTTAGAATTTTGATACAATTTTTCTTAGTATCTCAAACCAATCGAACcagtaattagttttcttttgttgAGCCAAGTTTACTTCAACTCTGTATGTCCTTTGTACGGGCTCTGTTGATGGCATTATTTCATTTTTAGGTTGAAATCAAGAAGGCTGAACCAAAGAAGCCTGGCAATGCCCCACCTTCTTTTGGCGGTGAATCTAGGACTCGTCACTTTGGCGACAATGCTGGCAGCTTTGGTGGTTCGTATGGTGGTGGTGCTGGCAGCTTTGGTGGCTCGTATGGTGGTAGCTCTGGTGGCAGCTTTGGTAGCTCATATGGCAGCGGTGGCGGCAGCTTTGGCAGTGCTGGTGGCTATGGTCCTTCATCCTATAGGACACCAGCTAGTTTTGGGCCTAGACCTGGTGGTTATGGTGGTTTTGGGGGTGCTGCTAGTGAATACGGTGGTAGTTATGGCGGATACGGAGGTAGCTTAGGAGACTATCGTGGAGCGTCTTCCGCTGGATATTCTAGTCGTTTCGGTTCATACGGTGGAGGATATGGCAGCGGGTATGGAGGTAGTGTAGGTGGTGGATATGGGCGTGAAGCTGGGAGTTATGGTGGTTCTAGCTATGGTGGCGCCGGTGGCGCTGGCGCTGGCTATGGTTCACCTGGGAACAGTTATGGCTCAGGACACTATGGTGGCAGGACCGGCTCGGGCCCTGGCATCGGTGGCGCTGGCAGATATCATCCTTATGGAAGATAGGAAGGGCTGatgccatgcagttctggaataGCTGCAAGTGTTCCGGGGAAGTATTGATGTTGTTAGTCTTGTAGGCAGTGGACAATGTAGCACAGCTGAGAATTAGCCAGCGTTGATATTCATATCGACGACTCTTGTAATTTCTATTCAGTACTTGTAACATCGAAGCGCTTTGAGCTTGGAGTAGCCTACTCTGTAACTTAAATTATCCCAATCATTTCTTGATTATTATTGTTTTCCTTCAATTTTACAAACATAGTTTTAGTTAACTTGTTTGTTCGAATTAGTTGGACCTGGTGTAGCTGGTTGCATGATTAAATGACTGACTTTCTTGTTGCCCACTGCTTTGTGTGAACTATGGCGTGCATTGTGTGGCCGGGGCTGCGAAGAGCTTGAACTCGGGGGCAGCGCCTTGTCTTGCGGAGCATGAATCTGGTGTCGTCGTGGAGCACACTCTGTCCCGAGGCTGCTAATGGAGGATAGGCAGTAGAGGAAGAAGTTTGTAGTTGAGGGTATGGACGACGGTTCGGAGGACGTTCGAAAGCCATGCACTGGGGTGAAGCAAGCTGACCACTTCCACTGCGCCTGCAAGCTCACTGATGGCGGTTCGTAGTGTTTTAGTATTGCCTATATAGACACATTCTAAAGACGGGAAAATGTGCTGGTTTGGGACTACAAAAGCACACTTTTTGCAGGAAGCATGTAAGATAGGAACTGACCCGTTTCATCGAATAGAATTCTGTTGCTGTGCTTATTTTGTGGTAGTTATCCTCAATaacattttagaattttttttctttatttgcactttttttttttataacgcattataatttctaaaagagcCTGTCGAATTGAATGGGTTTAGTCTGTATGGGATGAGCGGTTTAAATGAATTCGTTGTTGTCGACGAACCAGACGATCGTAATGTGCTGAGATGGGCCGACAGAGCTCGGCCCATTTAGCTACTCCCTTTTAGCGATGGCATTGCCGATTGTTGGTATTTAAGAGGATTCCATATTCACTACTTGGCCGCCTCGAGCCTGCCCGACGCGTACTCGTCGGCGACGGCGAGTCCCCTCTTGCGGCCACTGccgcgcctccagctcctctaacACTGTCCAATCTGAACGCCGAAAAATAGTTCGCCCGGACCTCGGTTTCCTTTCAGTGGCGATGACCAATCTCTCCGCCACGATTGAGGTCGAGTTCGAGTTGAAAAGGTATCTTTGATTTCGTTCCACGATGTCGCGTGATCTAGAAGGGTTTTTCATTTCCAGATAAATTTACTGCCAACTTTTGTATTGTTTTCATCAAAACTGTTCCTCACGGCTTTCCTACACTGTGAATTTAATCGTTTTAATAGTAAAAGAATCGACTTTGACTACTTGTCGATCTGAAACTAGTCACACTTCTGGAAGGAATGTAAGTGGCTATGCATGTTTAGCGATGGGGGTTAATAGTTGGTAAGATCAACTAGAAGAAAGACGCGAGCTTCATGTGCTCGATAGAATGCTGCATTGAACGTAAAATTACGATTCCATACAGTATTCACGCAATGTGGATTGCAGCAAGGGGGCGAGTTCTCCTGAGTTCATCCTCTTTGCTCCTGAAGGTTGATGCTTGTCTCGGTCCAGCTTTCATGCTTAAAGGTATCTTCTCACATCAGCCTTTTCTTTTTTGACACTTGCATGGTGCCTTTCACTCGAGTTTGTGCTAACGGAGCTCTCTACCTGTGTAACAGGCAAGTGGGATGGAAGAAAGAGATATTCCGCGGCAAATTTCATTCTTGAAGAGTTTGAAAATGCTAATGATAGGACTAGGCAGGGGATGTCGTTGGCAAAGAGCTTAGCATGCCTACCTGATGAATCTTTGACTTTGCATAAAGAGAAGCCTCTGAGCAGGATGGAGCACAAGCGTCTAATTGAACTTCGAATCAAGAAGAGGGTGAAAGCACACTTCTTTAATGGGAAGTATTATGATCTAATGAACAAAGTCATTGCTAATGTCGATACCCTCTCTGACTCCTACGATATAATTAGACTTAACTCTAATATCGACACGACATCAAAGAAGGACGATATTTGTTTCAACTCCTTAGCAGAGCAGCTAGCAACCGGTGATTTTGATGTGAAATTACACACCACATCAATTATATCaaagagcaagaagaaggagtgTTTGACACTTCCTAAGTTGAAGCTCAAAATTGTGCAAGAAGCTATTAGATTAGTTCTGGAAGTTGTCTACAGACAACATTTCTCTAAAATATCTCATGGTTGCCGCAGTGGAAGAGGGCAAAGATCAGCCTTAAACTATGTTGGGAAGGAGATTAGTAATCACAATTGGTGGTTTACATTATTCATCAACCAAGAAGCTGACCAGCTAATTCTCTCTAAGATTCTATCTGAAATGAATGAGAAGATTGAAGATTCCATGCTGTTCAATTTAATACAGAATATGTTTGATGCCAAAGTACTTAATTTGGTGTTTGGTAGCTTCCCAAAGGGCCATGGCCTTCCTCAGGAGGGAGTCCTCTCGCCCATTCTGATGAATATATATCTGGACAACTTAGATCATGTGATTTTTGAGATGTGCATGAGATATGAGGGCCTTGGTCTTGAAGATAGTGTCAACAAAGATGTCCAAATTTCAAAGCTTCGCAATTGGATGCGTAAACAAATAAAAGCTAATGATGATAAGAGTGTTAACCAATTGGGTGATTGCGTACGGACGAGAATTTGTGCTTGTAGATACATGGATGAGATATTTATTGCTGTTTCAGGTTCTAAAGAAACAGCCATGAAAATAAAGTCTGAAGTAATAAGTTATTTGAAGAACACACTTCATTTAGATGTAGAAGATAAAATGAATCTCTCATCAATCAGAAAGAATTCACTTGGTGTACAATTTATCGGTACAGTGATCAGGTTGTCTGCTCCAGAAAGTGCTGAATTGAAAGCAGTTCACAAATTGAAGGACAAGGTCAAGCTATTTGCTTCCCAGAAGAAAGAGATCTGGGATGCCATGACACTTAGAATTGGCAAGAAGTGGCTGGCCCATGGTTTGAGAAGAATCAAAGAATCAGAAATCAAGCAGCTTGGACTTAGCACTCCATTGCTAGATTATATTTCACAGTTTCGCAAGGGCGGCATGGAAACAGATCATTGGTTCAAATCCTTACTCAAAATTTGGATGCAAGATGTGATTGCCAAATTGGAAGATAATGAGGAGGTGCTCCTCTCTAAGTACATTGCAGAGCCAGCAGTGCCACAAGATCTTCGAGAAGCATTCTACAATTTCCAGAAGCAGGCTAAGGAGTATATTTCATCTGAGACAGCTGCCACTGTTGAACTATTGCGTGATCCTTGCATAGAACCAAGACTTTCTACAAAATCCACAACAGTGCTCAGATTGGAAGTGCCCTTGAATGCTATAAAGAAATGTCTGCATCGTTATGGTTTGATCAATATGGAAGGCTTCCCAATGCATGTGTCCAAACTTGTGTTACAAGATGATGACCTGATTATAAGCTGGTTCTCTGGATTGGTTAAGCGGTGGCTGAGATggtatgagaaatttgataacttTGGGGATATTAAGCTCTTGATGGTGCATTGCATTAGGAAGTCTTGTATTCGAACTATTGCAGCAAAGTATAGGATGTATGAAGGGTTAATTGAGAAGAAGTTTGAGTTGGAGCAGTATGGCATCCCTTTGACGTTAGAAGATATGGACTTCGATGCTAATGCTACTACTAAATTAGATGATGATGAATACTATATGTATGGGATTTTAGGTAGTGGATTATGTCTCCTGTCTTTGTCGAGAGTGAAAGTGGCAGCTCGAGTGTTCGATTGTTTTGTAATGGGATGCACTATTTCATCTCCAAGTCTCTACACGCTTCATGTGAAGGAGAGGCAAAGGTTTCCTGGATGGAGGACTGGATTCTCTACATCAATCCATCCCAGTTTGAATGGAAGGCGCATTGGCTTGTGTAGTCAACATGTTAAAGATCTATATCTGGGTCATATATCACTGCAAAATGTTGAGTTTGGTTCTCTGAGTTGATGTGTGTTTAGAGCCTCTTGTACTCAGGTATTTTGCAACATCTTATGTAACTTCTTTTCTTGTTTTTTCCCTTGAAGAaatatttaatctcttttcttaataacTTTAATTTTTGAGTCTTTGATCATAAAGTATGTTTCTGGTGGCTAAATTATGTTTAAATCTGAAAGGCATCCAAAATTTTATTAGGAAGCAAGCAATATACAAGTATTAGCAACTCGTTTGAACATGACTTGATCTTGTCAATCAATATAAATCCAATGGTAGGCTGTAGCTACtcaatcttccctttttttttttcaaagtattGATAAATTTTGGCGACATGATCCACCTTAAGGATTTGCAGTATAAAGTTTGAGACACGATACACCTTGATGATTTGTAGTGTTTCTTATTTGACCAAAGTTACACTGAGCTGAGCCATTATGGATCGCCAAAGTAGTTAATAAACCAAAATATACATGGTTTCCCATGTCAAAACTTTTTGTTAAATAAACTCATTGAACATTGTTACATTCTAATTGTGCACTGGCGGATGGCGACGCGGCCGGAGATCATAGTCCCTGTTCAGCATTTTGAAAAGTTGATCAGAAGCCTCTAAAAGTTTTAGCTTTTCAATGTTGTCTCGTGTGTCATTAGATGAGTCCTTAATGGCTTTGGCTTTGCCTTGTATCTCACTTGCTTTATTTCTTTCACTTCTCAAGTGGGGTTTGGTAGTGCTGGTACTAGATTCCTGTGATAAGCAGACAAACAGACTATAATTTACATGAACACACTAAGACTAGCACATTGGAAACAAAATCACCAAAAATGAATGCAAGATATATAATGTCTAATAAAAGTGATTTGGGTTTTAACATGATTTGATCAATCAACTGAGTCTAGGACTGGCGGTGGCTTAAAGAAGAATCTAAGTAAATGGCAGGAAGAGGAGTTACAAACATGAACACATCTCAAACATAT
Coding sequences within it:
- the LOC122015878 gene encoding heterogeneous nuclear ribonucleoprotein A1, A2/B1 homolog, producing the protein MGSRMQEHDGASPAKIFVGGLPKDTSLEAFVKHFEQYGEIVDSVIMKDRHTNKPRGFGFITYKDASIVDKVIEDSHVFNGKMVEIKRTIPKGAAPLKDFKTRKIFVGGIPTTLSEDQFKNYFSEFGRVEEHEIIRDHTTNRSRGFGFIVFENEKDVDDLLAKKGNMIDLAGTKVEIKKAEPKKPGNAPPSFGGESRTRHFGDNAGSFGGSYGGGAGSFGGSYGGSSGGSFGSSYGSGGGSFGSAGGYGPSSYRTPASFGPRPGGYGGFGGAASEYGGSYGGYGGSLGDYRGASSAGYSSRFGSYGGGYGSGYGGSVGGGYGREAGSYGGSSYGGAGGAGAGYGSPGNSYGSGHYGGRTGSGPGIGGAGRYHPYGR
- the LOC122015143 gene encoding nuclear intron maturase 4, mitochondrial-like isoform X2 yields the protein MTNLSATIEVEFELKSIHAMWIAARGRVLLSSSSLLLKVDACLGPAFMLKGKWDGRKRYSAANFILEEFENANDRTRQGMSLAKSLACLPDESLTLHKEKPLSRMEHKRLIELRIKKRVKAHFFNGKYYDLMNKVIANVDTLSDSYDIIRLNSNIDTTSKKDDICFNSLAEQLATGDFDVKLHTTSIISKSKKKECLTLPKLKLKIVQEAIRLVLEVVYRQHFSKISHGCRSGRGQRSALNYVGKEISNHNWWFTLFINQEADQLILSKILSEMNEKIEDSMLFNLIQNMFDAKVLNLVFGSFPKGHGLPQEGVLSPILMNIYLDNLDHVIFEMCMRYEGLGLEDSVNKDVQISKLRNWMRKQIKANDDKSVNQLGDCVRTRICACRYMDEIFIAVSGSKETAMKIKSEVISYLKNTLHLDVEDKMNLSSIRKNSLGVQFIGTVIRLSAPESAELKAVHKLKDKVKLFASQKKEIWDAMTLRIGKKWLAHGLRRIKESEIKQLGLSTPLLDYISQFRKGGMETDHWFKSLLKIWMQDVIAKLEDNEEVLLSKYIAEPAVPQDLREAFYNFQKQAKEYISSETAATVELLRDPCIEPRLSTKSTTVLRLEVPLNAIKKCLHRYGLINMEGFPMHVSKLVLQDDDLIISWFSGLVKRWLRWYEKFDNFGDIKLLMVHCIRKSCIRTIAAKYRMYEGLIEKKFELEQYGIPLTLEDMDFDANATTKLDDDEYYMYGILGSGLCLLSLSRVKVAARVFDCFVMGCTISSPSLYTLHVKERQRFPGWRTGFSTSIHPSLNGRRIGLCSQHVKDLYLGHISLQNVEFGSLS
- the LOC122015143 gene encoding nuclear intron maturase 4, mitochondrial-like isoform X1, yielding MCSIECCIERKITIPYSIHAMWIAARGRVLLSSSSLLLKVDACLGPAFMLKGKWDGRKRYSAANFILEEFENANDRTRQGMSLAKSLACLPDESLTLHKEKPLSRMEHKRLIELRIKKRVKAHFFNGKYYDLMNKVIANVDTLSDSYDIIRLNSNIDTTSKKDDICFNSLAEQLATGDFDVKLHTTSIISKSKKKECLTLPKLKLKIVQEAIRLVLEVVYRQHFSKISHGCRSGRGQRSALNYVGKEISNHNWWFTLFINQEADQLILSKILSEMNEKIEDSMLFNLIQNMFDAKVLNLVFGSFPKGHGLPQEGVLSPILMNIYLDNLDHVIFEMCMRYEGLGLEDSVNKDVQISKLRNWMRKQIKANDDKSVNQLGDCVRTRICACRYMDEIFIAVSGSKETAMKIKSEVISYLKNTLHLDVEDKMNLSSIRKNSLGVQFIGTVIRLSAPESAELKAVHKLKDKVKLFASQKKEIWDAMTLRIGKKWLAHGLRRIKESEIKQLGLSTPLLDYISQFRKGGMETDHWFKSLLKIWMQDVIAKLEDNEEVLLSKYIAEPAVPQDLREAFYNFQKQAKEYISSETAATVELLRDPCIEPRLSTKSTTVLRLEVPLNAIKKCLHRYGLINMEGFPMHVSKLVLQDDDLIISWFSGLVKRWLRWYEKFDNFGDIKLLMVHCIRKSCIRTIAAKYRMYEGLIEKKFELEQYGIPLTLEDMDFDANATTKLDDDEYYMYGILGSGLCLLSLSRVKVAARVFDCFVMGCTISSPSLYTLHVKERQRFPGWRTGFSTSIHPSLNGRRIGLCSQHVKDLYLGHISLQNVEFGSLS